A window of uncultured Methanoregula sp. genomic DNA:
GAATTGCGGACACTTTTGATCTGATATACATTATTTATTAATTTATAAACAATATATTTTATCGTAATGGTAGCACTCCGGCGTCCGAAGAACTGGCCCGCTCTCCCCCAGAAGCCCCCCAAGCCCGAGCCAAAGCCGGATCCCCATTCCGGTTCCCGGATCAGGGTTGAACCCGCAGCGATTCAACCGGACACCCGTGAAAGGCGCCAGCCTTCTGCTCCTGTTCCGGACTGGGTACGCAGTACGGATCGCGTCCAGGGCTGGGATGTCACGGAAGGCCGGGATCACACCAAAGGCATCGACCGGACCCGGGGGCGGGACCGGACCGGCAGGTTCTGATCCCGAATGATGACCGGGCGAGAGCCTGTGGGCATATTTTTTTAGATCCGGCCCGGTTTCCTGCATATGTCCGGTATCCCTCCCCCGCGTTTTGCATGGAAGACGATCGATCTCTGCCAATGAAAAGAAGGAAAACCGGAATCAGATAATCCGATCCGATACTGGGTTTGTATTTTATGAACTTGAGCAGCCAATGTATTCCCAGATCCGGGGTATATTTCATTCCAGAGGATTCATGAGCCAGATTTATCTTTTCGGTCACCAGAAACCTGACACTGACAGTATTGCAAGTGTCATCGGGTATGCTGAATACAAAAATATTTCAGAGCCCGGGCGATACGTTCCGGCCCGGTGCGGCGAGCTGAATCCTGAGAGCCGGTGGGTGCTCGAACATTTCTCTCTTCCCGCGCCCCAGTATATCCCTTCCGTAGAACCAAAGCTTGCCGATATCCGGTATAAACCCGTCTTTGCTCTTTTTGAAGATGTCCCTACGGTCGATGTTGCAACCCTGATGGCCCGGGAAGGGATACGGAATGTTGTCATAACCGATCCTCTTGGAAAACCGGTCGGGATGGTAGGCGAGCACGCACTCGCACTTGCCTGCATAGAGACCATTCATTTATCAGAGCTTGCGGTTACTCCCATTCCTGTCGAGACCCTGGCAAGGATCCTGAATGCCACAATCATCGTATCTGCCCACCGGCATCTCGAAGGACGGGTGTATATTGCAATCGATGCCCTGCATGTGACGCTCGGCAAGATGACCCGGAACGATATCGCGGTTGTCGGCGATGATGAACCGGCCCAGCTGGCGTTTATCTCTGCTGGCATTGCCTGCCTGATCATTGCCGAAGGGGCCCCGGTTGGCGAGCGGGTTGCTCATGCGGCCAAAGACAAGGGCGTCTCCGTCCTCTCAACCGGCCTTGACGCATTCGGCGTAGGCAAAATGATAAACCTCTCGCTTCCTGCCCGGGCGATCATGGAGACCAATGTACCGGTACTCTCGTGCAGCGAGACTATCGCCCATGCCCGCAGGGTTGTATCCGGTTCAAAATTCCGGGCAGCCTGTGTTGTGGATGCACAAGGCAAGCTTTCCGGCATACTCACCCGCACAACTCTTCTGGATGAAGTGCGAAGACCGGTCATCCTGCTCGATCATAATGAAGCCTCGCAGGCGGTCGAGGGTATTGGAGAAGCCGAGATCCTGGAGATAATCGATCACCACCGGCTTGGCTCAATCTCGACCTTAAAGCCGATTCATTTCCTGAATGAACCGGTCGGGGCAACATCAACTATCATTGCCATGAAATTCAAAGAATCCGGCCAGAAGCCATCAAAAGCAATAGCCGGGGCGCTTCTCTGCGGGATCCTTTCAGACACTCTTGCCCTGAAAATGTCAACAACAACCCTGCGGGATAAAGAAGCAGTCGGGTTCTTATCTCCCCTGGCGTGTGAGGATCCGGATAAACTCGGGATTGCACTTCTCGAACAGGCAATGGATCTCTCCGGCGCCCCGCTGGATGCCATTCTTGCCCGGGATATGAAATCATTCGATCTCTCCTCCAAAAAGATCGTGATCGCCCAGGTCATGGTACCTTCCTTCTCCTGGAACCGGGAGCGGGATATAGACATCCAGAAGGAAATTCTCTCAATAAGAACAGGATCCGATGCAGATATCGTTCTGGTCCTCTTCACCAGCGTTACGGAAAATGCAAGCGAACTTTACGGGACCGCCGAACCGGGCTTTTTAAGAACGGTCTTCGGGAACGATCTGCCCATCCGGCTTGAGGGGGTAATGTCCCGCAAGAAGGATTTCCTCCCGCTGCTGGGAGAAAAACTCCGCACCCTTGCCCGCTGAAAGAGCCCGGCATTCAATTGGGTTTGGCATTATCAAAAAAAGAGAAACGATTATTCCCGCAGTTTGCGGGCAGCAACAATTCCCGCGATCCCTATCCCCATGAGACCTATCCAGACCGGAAGGGGGGATTTTGTCGGTGCCGGAACCGGTGAGGCCGTAGGGGCCGGATTCAGGGTTGCGTAGAGCGTGATGGTCTGGCCTGCGGCCGGGACCCCCGGCATGGATGCCGTGTAGGGAAGATAGCCGTTCATGGACACGGTATAGGTCTGGTAGGGGGTTCCGGTGGTGTAGACCGGGACTGTGAGCGTCCCCTGGGTGATTGTTCCGACAACCTGGTTATCGAACATAACGGTAGCCCCGTTCACATTGCAGTTGACGGTGTACCAGCCCTGGTTTCCCCCGATAACCGCCTGGGTTGTGGGGACAACCGGGTTCAGGGTTGCATAGAGGTTCTCGGTCTCGCCCATGCCGGGCATATACGGGATAGTTCCGGAGTAAGGAGCATACCCGGCTTTGCTCACCGAGTATGACTTGTAGGGCGTTCCGGTGCTGTACACGCCAACGTTCAGGACTCCCCCGGTAATTTCTCCCTGGTAGGTTCCGTCAAAATAGACCTGAGCTCCATCTACATTGCTGTGTACGCTGATCCATCCCTGGTTCCCGCCAATCGGTTCGGCAGCATTCGCAGGTATGATGCAGGCAAGCGTGAGTAATACGGCTAAGGCCGCAATCAGGATACGGGTAATTCTCATAATGATTCCTCGTGTATACTGGATAATAGGAGGAATGATATAAAAAGAATCCGGCTGGCGTCGGGATACCGGGAATCGATCCTGGAAATCAAGAATCGGGAAGATCCCCGGAGATCCACCGGGTTATGAGCATATGCGTTATGCTGATTTTTGGCGGAATATTCGGGATGTTGCTGCGATCAAACCAACCGGCCGATTCAACCTCGGTTCCATCCGGCGTCAGCGATCCCCCGGCATATTCTGCAACAAAGGCAAGCATCAGCGAGTTGGGAAACGGCCAGGGTTCGCTGGCCAGGTACCTGACATGGGATATAACAATTCCGGCCTCTTCCCGTACTTCCCGGTGGACAGCGTGTTCGATCGTCTCGCCCGGCTCAACAAAACCGGCCACCAGGCTGAACCTCCCCGCGGGAGCCTGTTTCCCATGGACCATCAGGATGGACTCGTCCTTTCTTACAAGGACTACGATTGCCGGGGAGAGACGGGCATACGTAATATGGTTGCATGCAGGACAGATCTTTGCCCGTTCGATCAGGGATGATTCTGTCCTGGTGCCGCATTTTCCACAGAACCGGGTGGTGCGGTTATAATCATCTATCTGGAGAGCAAGACCGGCAATGGCGAGCTCTTCTTCCGGAATTCTGCCGGCAAGTTCCCGGGCTCCGGACAGTACAAATCCATCCGGGCAAGACATACCACGGGGGATCTCAAGAACATAACAAGGCGCCGGGCCCAGGTTTCCAAGATACTGGGGGGATTCTTTCATCGATTCGGGGATTTCCCATGATGGCGGCAGAAAGATGGTGGGATCGCGGCCCGCCCGGACACAGACTTCGTTCTCCCGGACCGCAACAATCCGTGCATCTGCCGGTATTGTCCCGGGAAGCGGGTACTGTTTGGAGAGGGAACCGGCTTCGAAACGTGCAATGTGTTCCATAAGAAATCTCAGATACTGTATTCCTGTTGGCGGGTAAACGTAAAAAAGGATAAAGAAGAAAGCGCAAGCATCTCCCGTATAGATCTCAATAGTCTTTTTGGGATCAAACCAATGTATCTGCCGGCAGATGCAGGTCGGGAATCAGAATCATGGAAAGGAAATATTCAGAGATCTGCACGTACGTGCTTGGGATAATGGGAAAAGACGGCTCCCACGGAATGGATCACGTCCTGCGGGTTACCCGGCTGTGCCGGATTATCGGCAGGAAAGAATCTGCCGATATGGCAATCCTGGTGCCCGCGGCGCTTCTTCATGATATTGCCCGGCCGCAGGAGAAAGCCACCGGTATCCCGCATGAGACCGAAGGGGCGCGGCTGGCAGGGCTGTACCTGGCATCCATTGGGTATCCTGAACAGCTCATCCCGGCGATATCCGATGCCATCAGCACCCACCGGTTCCGTTCGACACAGAAGCCCGGTACCCTTGAAGCGCAAATCCTGTCCGATGCCGACAAGCTGGATGCCATGGGTGCCGTGGGGATTGCCCGGACATTCATGCGGGCTGCCGAGCATGGCGGAAACCTGGATGATGCAGTTATGCATTTTCACGACAAACTGCTCCATCTGCATGAACGCATGTATACCCGTACGGCACAGGAAATTGCCCAAAAACGCCATGCTCTTCTTGTCCTGTTTCTCTCCCGGCTCGAAGAAGAGCAGGACATATCATTATACGATTAAAATGGGTCTCAACGCCCGGTCGTATCCAGTGAGATTACCGATATTGCGATGATCTCGTTTCCGGACTGGTCAAAGACCGGGTACATCTTCCGGAGGAATGTCCGGTTGTTCAGGCAATAGGTCTCCTCATATGGTTTTTTTGACCCGATGACCTGCCCGAGCGCATCGGTAAATGCCGTGTTCTGATCCCGGGTATGGAACTCCCCATACTCCCGCAAATAGTAATTATCCCCGGAAATGCCGAGCCGGTTTTTATGGTGATTGTTCATGAACAGGTATCTTCCCTGGGGATTTACCGTGTAAATGGAGTCCTGGGTGGCCTCGACAACGATCCGGTAATTCTCATCGGTTATCCGGAGTGCCTCTTCGATCTTCTTCCGCCCGGTTGTTTCGGCCGATATGACGGTTACTGCAAAGACCCGTTCCAGAGTCTCGTTCCGGACCGGGCTCAGCCGCCGGATAAACCAGCGATCCCGGCTGCAGTACTCGTCCTGGACAGATTTGCCCGATTCAATGCTTTTATGAACGCTTGCTGCAAACCGTGCGCTCGCTTCGGGAGTGTGGAATTCCCGGTAATCGCGGCCAATATAATCCCCGTTCTGGATTCCAAGCCGCTTCTGGTGATAGGTGTTCATGAAGAGATAGCGGCAGTTCTTGTCCACCATGTAGATGGAATCATCGATTGCCTCAACAATCGTCCGGTGGTTGACTTCCGAGCGGATGAGAGCCTCTTCCATTCTCTTCCGCATCACGGCCTGGTGCACCATGTTCCGGAGTTCGGCATACTGGCTTTTCGGATCCCCGCTTTTCTGGAGATAAAAGTCAGCGCCGGAATTGAGGGCCCGGATTACGATGTCCTCCCGGTCTTTTCCCGTGAAAATGATGAATGGTTTATCGATAGCCAGGCTCATGAACTCATTCAGAAACTCGATCCCGTCCATCTCCGGCATATTGTAATCGGAGACTACCGCATCGTACTTCTTGTCATGGAGCATCCTGAGGGCTTCTTCTGCGGAAGAGGCTGTATCAACAATCAGATCCCCGTCTTTTTCAAGGAAGATCCGGGTGATTTCAAGCAGTTCCGGCTGGTCATCAACCAGGAGAATGGTAATCATGGTTTCGTGCTTCCCATTGGTGCGCAGTCAGTGTAACGAAATGGTGGGGGTAAGGAAGTATTGGACTTACGGGTTTTAATGATATCCATAACGGACCGGTAAAAGAAAAACTCATGGTTGCTTTCCATGGATACAAAAGCACGTTTACGGGCAATGCATACCCTGTTGTTTTTTTTACTGCCACAAACCCGTATGGATCTGGATTGGATAATTCTTGAGAATTCCCTCCGGGAAATGGACGCATCTTCTCTTGATAAAAAAACCTTTGAAATTATTCCCGGCACAACAGTTCAACTTCGCAGGAGAGGCGGTA
This region includes:
- a CDS encoding response regulator, with amino-acid sequence MITILLVDDQPELLEITRIFLEKDGDLIVDTASSAEEALRMLHDKKYDAVVSDYNMPEMDGIEFLNEFMSLAIDKPFIIFTGKDREDIVIRALNSGADFYLQKSGDPKSQYAELRNMVHQAVMRKRMEEALIRSEVNHRTIVEAIDDSIYMVDKNCRYLFMNTYHQKRLGIQNGDYIGRDYREFHTPEASARFAASVHKSIESGKSVQDEYCSRDRWFIRRLSPVRNETLERVFAVTVISAETTGRKKIEEALRITDENYRIVVEATQDSIYTVNPQGRYLFMNNHHKNRLGISGDNYYLREYGEFHTRDQNTAFTDALGQVIGSKKPYEETYCLNNRTFLRKMYPVFDQSGNEIIAISVISLDTTGR
- a CDS encoding HD domain-containing protein: MERKYSEICTYVLGIMGKDGSHGMDHVLRVTRLCRIIGRKESADMAILVPAALLHDIARPQEKATGIPHETEGARLAGLYLASIGYPEQLIPAISDAISTHRFRSTQKPGTLEAQILSDADKLDAMGAVGIARTFMRAAEHGGNLDDAVMHFHDKLLHLHERMYTRTAQEIAQKRHALLVLFLSRLEEEQDISLYD
- a CDS encoding putative manganese-dependent inorganic diphosphatase, with amino-acid sequence MSQIYLFGHQKPDTDSIASVIGYAEYKNISEPGRYVPARCGELNPESRWVLEHFSLPAPQYIPSVEPKLADIRYKPVFALFEDVPTVDVATLMAREGIRNVVITDPLGKPVGMVGEHALALACIETIHLSELAVTPIPVETLARILNATIIVSAHRHLEGRVYIAIDALHVTLGKMTRNDIAVVGDDEPAQLAFISAGIACLIIAEGAPVGERVAHAAKDKGVSVLSTGLDAFGVGKMINLSLPARAIMETNVPVLSCSETIAHARRVVSGSKFRAACVVDAQGKLSGILTRTTLLDEVRRPVILLDHNEASQAVEGIGEAEILEIIDHHRLGSISTLKPIHFLNEPVGATSTIIAMKFKESGQKPSKAIAGALLCGILSDTLALKMSTTTLRDKEAVGFLSPLACEDPDKLGIALLEQAMDLSGAPLDAILARDMKSFDLSSKKIVIAQVMVPSFSWNRERDIDIQKEILSIRTGSDADIVLVLFTSVTENASELYGTAEPGFLRTVFGNDLPIRLEGVMSRKKDFLPLLGEKLRTLAR
- the nudC gene encoding NAD(+) diphosphatase — translated: MEHIARFEAGSLSKQYPLPGTIPADARIVAVRENEVCVRAGRDPTIFLPPSWEIPESMKESPQYLGNLGPAPCYVLEIPRGMSCPDGFVLSGARELAGRIPEEELAIAGLALQIDDYNRTTRFCGKCGTRTESSLIERAKICPACNHITYARLSPAIVVLVRKDESILMVHGKQAPAGRFSLVAGFVEPGETIEHAVHREVREEAGIVISHVRYLASEPWPFPNSLMLAFVAEYAGGSLTPDGTEVESAGWFDRSNIPNIPPKISITHMLITRWISGDLPDS